In a single window of the Delftia tsuruhatensis genome:
- a CDS encoding MauE/DoxX family redox-associated membrane protein: MPSLAQLSLVLLLGAVFALAAAGKLAAWHELPGVVGNFRVLPQRLVRPVALLLPVAETAIAAGLQVPAARGAAAWGAAALLLVFAAALAINLRRGRREIDCGCFRSDLRQPVSAALVLRNLLLALAALALAAWPSAALPQPVEWLLAPAAAATLLACYLATGLVFRPAPPRYEDNFRAGLDPH, translated from the coding sequence ATGCCATCGCTTGCACAACTGAGCCTGGTGCTGCTGCTGGGCGCTGTCTTCGCGCTGGCGGCGGCGGGCAAGCTGGCCGCCTGGCATGAACTGCCCGGCGTGGTCGGCAACTTCCGCGTGCTGCCGCAGCGCCTGGTGCGGCCCGTGGCCCTGCTGCTGCCGGTGGCCGAGACGGCCATCGCCGCAGGGCTGCAGGTGCCCGCCGCGCGTGGCGCGGCGGCCTGGGGCGCCGCCGCGCTGCTGCTGGTGTTCGCAGCGGCCCTGGCCATCAACCTGCGGCGCGGCCGGCGCGAGATCGACTGCGGGTGCTTCCGCTCGGACCTGCGCCAGCCCGTCAGCGCGGCGCTGGTGCTGCGCAATCTGCTGCTGGCACTGGCGGCGCTGGCGCTGGCCGCCTGGCCTTCGGCCGCCTTGCCGCAACCCGTCGAATGGCTGCTGGCCCCGGCGGCGGCCGCCACGCTGCTGGCCTGCTATCTGGCCACGGGGCTGGTGTTCCGGCCCGCGCCGCCCCGCTATGAAGACAACTTCCGCGCCGGCCTGGATCCCCACTGA
- the mauD gene encoding methylamine dehydrogenase accessory protein MauD has translation MNDILPYVIGLHTVLLLVLGLMVFGLARQIGILHERVAPMGAMVNDHGPEVGEMAPSMSVASLQGGMVQIGGPAASGRSRLLMFVSPTCPVCKKLLPIARSFARGERLEVTLVGDGDLGEQRRMIEQHGLDEVAYVNSPQVGMAFQVGKLPYAVLIDGQGVIRAKGLVNSREHLESLAVAEETGYGSIQAYLKARERVHARQAA, from the coding sequence ATGAATGACATCCTCCCCTATGTGATCGGACTGCATACGGTGCTGTTGCTGGTGCTGGGCCTGATGGTCTTCGGCCTGGCGCGGCAGATCGGCATCCTGCATGAGCGCGTCGCGCCCATGGGCGCCATGGTCAACGACCACGGACCCGAGGTGGGCGAGATGGCGCCGTCGATGAGCGTGGCCTCGCTGCAGGGTGGCATGGTGCAGATCGGCGGGCCGGCCGCCTCGGGCCGCAGCCGGCTGCTGATGTTCGTCTCGCCCACCTGCCCGGTGTGCAAGAAGCTGCTGCCCATCGCCCGGTCCTTTGCCCGGGGCGAGCGGCTGGAGGTCACCCTGGTGGGCGATGGCGACCTCGGCGAGCAGCGCCGCATGATCGAGCAGCACGGCCTGGACGAGGTGGCCTACGTCAACTCGCCCCAGGTCGGCATGGCCTTCCAGGTGGGCAAGCTGCCCTATGCCGTGCTCATCGACGGGCAGGGCGTGATCCGCGCCAAGGGGCTGGTCAACAGCCGCGAGCACCTGGAGAGCCTGGCCGTGGCCGAGGAGACCGGCTATGGCTCCATCCAGGCCTATCTCAAGGCCCGGGAACGCGTCCACGCCCGGCAGGCGGCCTGA
- the mauA gene encoding methylamine dehydrogenase (amicyanin) small subunit: MRLISRNPFDRLFESASRGAAQRSSRRSMLAFVGRALVATVAVPLLPVHRKAQAAPASASQLASRFARAAQTKDPTQCNYWRYCSSDGYLCACCGGGPSSCPPGTSPSPTSWVGSCINPDDGKTYLIAYRDCCGTDSCGRCACLGQEGDMPSYRPQLNNDIIWCFGASSMVYHCSSAALVGLAE; this comes from the coding sequence ATGAGACTGATTTCCAGGAACCCGTTCGACCGGCTTTTCGAATCGGCGTCGCGGGGCGCGGCGCAGCGTTCGTCGCGCCGTTCCATGCTCGCCTTCGTGGGCCGCGCCCTGGTCGCCACGGTGGCCGTGCCGCTGCTGCCCGTGCATCGCAAGGCGCAGGCGGCCCCGGCCTCGGCCTCGCAGCTGGCGTCGCGTTTCGCGCGCGCGGCGCAGACCAAGGACCCCACCCAATGCAACTACTGGCGCTACTGCTCCAGCGACGGCTATCTGTGCGCCTGCTGCGGCGGCGGCCCCAGCAGCTGTCCGCCCGGCACCTCGCCGTCGCCCACCTCCTGGGTCGGCTCCTGCATCAACCCGGATGACGGCAAGACCTATCTGATCGCCTACCGCGACTGCTGCGGCACCGACTCGTGCGGGCGCTGCGCCTGCCTGGGGCAGGAAGGCGACATGCCCAGCTACCGGCCGCAGCTCAACAACGACATCATCTGGTGCTTCGGCGCGTCGAGCATGGTCTACCACTGCTCCAGCGCTGCCCTGGTGGGCCTGGCGGAGTAG
- a CDS encoding c-type cytochrome, producing the protein MPGPGACPSARVLLPLLWLLAGCLPAAAQVRPAPAPRPLPATAALFAAHCAGCHGDKGRSVREFPTLAGRIGYFTLLPAGRAYLVQVPGVALSTLDDAQVADVMNWLLRNYSGEQLAPDFTPYTRDEVAALRRERINPWAVRAQVVRALVQEGLLPSDDALASEPLKLY; encoded by the coding sequence ATGCCCGGACCCGGTGCTTGCCCGTCGGCGCGCGTCCTGCTGCCGCTGCTGTGGCTGCTGGCGGGCTGCCTGCCGGCCGCCGCCCAGGTGCGGCCGGCGCCTGCGCCGCGGCCCCTGCCGGCGACGGCGGCCCTGTTCGCCGCGCACTGCGCGGGTTGCCATGGCGACAAGGGGCGCTCGGTCCGCGAGTTTCCGACGCTGGCCGGCCGCATCGGCTACTTCACGCTGCTGCCGGCGGGACGCGCCTACCTGGTGCAGGTGCCGGGCGTGGCGCTGTCCACCCTCGACGATGCACAGGTGGCCGATGTCATGAACTGGCTGCTGCGCAACTACAGCGGCGAGCAGCTGGCGCCGGACTTCACGCCCTATACCCGCGACGAGGTGGCGGCCCTGCGCCGCGAGCGCATCAACCCCTGGGCCGTGCGCGCGCAGGTGGTGCGCGCGCTGGTGCAGGAAGGCCTGCTGCCTTCGGATGACGCGCTGGCCAGCGAGCCGCTGAAACTCTACTAG
- a CDS encoding c-type cytochrome, with protein MMSLNPPRMAAAVCVPLLLLCRPALAADVEAGRARYALCASCHGGDGRSTVMPQYPKIAGQNAPYTASALKAYREGRRGGTFAALMAETAKSLSDEDISNLAAYIATLDRK; from the coding sequence ATGATGTCACTGAATCCTCCCCGCATGGCCGCAGCCGTGTGCGTCCCTTTGCTGCTGCTGTGCCGGCCCGCGCTGGCCGCGGATGTGGAGGCCGGCCGCGCCAGGTACGCGCTGTGCGCCTCCTGCCACGGCGGCGATGGCCGCTCCACCGTCATGCCCCAGTATCCGAAGATCGCGGGACAGAATGCGCCCTATACGGCCAGCGCGCTCAAGGCCTACCGAGAGGGGCGGCGCGGCGGCACGTTCGCCGCGCTGATGGCCGAAACGGCCAAGTCCCTTTCGGACGAGGACATCTCCAACCTGGCGGCCTACATCGCCACGCTGGACAGGAAGTGA
- a CDS encoding ribbon-helix-helix domain-containing protein — translation MCEVYVRTDPINYESRSHSVRIHGVITTVRLENEFWTVLGAMARGENRTTNELIATLYDEVTKFRGEIDNFASFLRVSCMRYQELKAARDETPQVPRPQAQAPVVVPVRNAS, via the coding sequence ATGTGCGAGGTCTATGTCCGTACCGATCCCATCAACTACGAATCGCGCAGCCATTCGGTGCGCATCCACGGCGTGATCACGACCGTGCGTCTCGAAAACGAGTTCTGGACCGTGCTGGGCGCCATGGCCCGTGGCGAGAACAGGACCACGAACGAACTGATCGCCACGCTCTACGACGAGGTCACCAAGTTCCGTGGCGAGATCGACAACTTCGCCTCGTTCCTGCGCGTCAGCTGCATGCGCTACCAGGAACTGAAGGCGGCCCGCGACGAAACGCCGCAGGTCCCGCGCCCCCAGGCGCAGGCGCCGGTGGTGGTCCCGGTGCGCAACGCCTCCTGA
- the gloA gene encoding lactoylglutathione lyase → MNDRYDQAPGALHAPPPETAGFVLNHTMLRVRDPQVALDFYTRVFGMRLLRRVDFADMRFSLYFLAHVQDGDPPPSDRGQRMAWTFGRPAVLELTHNWGTEQEAGFSYHHGNAEPKGFGHICFAVPDLAAAMAWLERNGVPFVKRPQEGKIRDVAFIKDPDGYWIEVLEPQRMLHLGEPAA, encoded by the coding sequence ATGAACGACCGCTACGACCAGGCGCCCGGCGCCCTGCACGCACCCCCGCCCGAAACGGCGGGATTCGTGCTCAACCACACCATGCTGCGCGTGCGCGACCCGCAGGTGGCGCTGGACTTCTATACCCGCGTCTTCGGCATGCGGCTGCTGCGCCGCGTCGACTTCGCCGATATGCGCTTCAGTCTCTATTTCCTGGCGCATGTGCAGGACGGCGACCCGCCGCCGAGCGACCGGGGCCAGCGCATGGCCTGGACCTTCGGCCGGCCCGCCGTGCTGGAGCTGACGCACAACTGGGGCACCGAACAGGAGGCGGGATTCTCCTACCACCACGGCAATGCCGAGCCCAAGGGTTTCGGGCACATCTGCTTTGCGGTGCCCGACCTGGCTGCGGCCATGGCCTGGCTGGAGCGCAACGGCGTGCCGTTCGTGAAGCGGCCGCAGGAAGGCAAGATCCGGGATGTGGCTTTCATCAAGGATCCCGATGGCTACTGGATCGAGGTGCTGGAGCCCCAGCGCATGCTGCACCTGGGTGAACCGGCTGCATAG